The Acidimicrobiia bacterium genome contains the following window.
TGGTCGATTCCAGTGCCCATCAGATAGCGCTCGTATGAACCTGCCGCGTTCAGGGTGGTGAACTCGCCTCGCTCGGCGGTCAGCTCCTCGAGGCGGCTCGCATACATCTCCATCGAGTCCGTCCCGACGGTGATGATCACGTCGTTGGCGCCGAGTTCGTAGTACTTGGCCATCTTGACGGCCGACAGCATGTTGCCGACACCGGAGATACCGAGCAACGGCAGTTTCTCTATGACGTCGTCCGGCACACCTCGATCGGCGAGATGGGCGACCCCGGCCGGTTCGTTGAACAACCGGATGAGGCTCATCGTCGCTTCGTCGTCGAGGCCGATGGCGAGGTCGGTGTTCCGAACGTTGTGTACCCACGGGATGTGCTTGTCGCCGATTCCTTCGATCCGATGCTCGCCGAAACCGTTGTAGAGCATGGTCGGGCACTGCGCTGCCTCTCCCGCCGCGATCTTCGATGTCGGATACACCTGCTTCAGGTAGTCGCCGGAGCCGATCGTCCCGGCAGAGCCGGTTGTCAACGTGACCCCCCGGAAGACGTCCTTCGGACCCATCACCGCCTCGAGTACCTCGGCCATGGCCGGTCCGGTGACCGCGTAGTGCCAGAGGTAGTTGCCGAACTCGTCGAACTGGTTGAAGATCATGAGATCTTGGCCTGA
Protein-coding sequences here:
- a CDS encoding pyridoxal-phosphate dependent enzyme, with translation MIDLTMHEATLESAVKVAREKAIRIPTFKQMRDPSLIPDSVKRELSEVGLWDLDPRNLFRINWHNAPTPAGGGYGPVNFLELPPELTGTKARILVLEGKWFPTGAHKVGAAFGCLVPRLVTGQFDPARTKAVWPSTGNYCRGGAYDSNLLGCESIAILPEGMSRERFEWLESVAGEIIKTPGSESNVKEIFDKCNELRASGQDLMIFNQFDEFGNYLWHYAVTGPAMAEVLEAVMGPKDVFRGVTLTTGSAGTIGSGDYLKQVYPTSKIAAGEAAQCPTMLYNGFGEHRIEGIGDKHIPWVHNVRNTDLAIGLDDEATMSLIRLFNEPAGVAHLADRGVPDDVIEKLPLLGISGVGNMLSAVKMAKYYELGANDVIITVGTDSMEMYASRLEELTAERGEFTTLNAAGSYERYLMGTGID